Proteins from a single region of Candidatus Omnitrophota bacterium:
- a CDS encoding redox-sensing transcriptional repressor Rex: protein MSKSTINRLSRYKSALFRLKSLGFVKVFSDNLADAVGVTPAQVRKDFSLFAISTGNKRGGYQIDALLESLNSILGTNKIQKVIIVGAGNIGTALMNYKGFEKESIEIVAAFDIDPSKYHKETKIPVLPLEELKDFIKNNNINIGIIAVPEIAAQQVLDILASAGIKGVLNFAPIRLRASDDIVINNINLASELENVVYYVHATEKTARNNYETKNP, encoded by the coding sequence ATGAGTAAAAGCACAATAAATCGGCTATCAAGATACAAAAGTGCGCTTTTTAGGCTGAAATCGCTTGGATTTGTTAAGGTGTTCTCGGATAATCTTGCTGACGCTGTTGGGGTAACTCCGGCTCAAGTAAGAAAGGATTTTTCTCTTTTTGCCATTTCAACAGGTAATAAGAGGGGCGGATATCAGATCGATGCTTTACTTGAAAGCCTTAACTCCATACTCGGTACAAATAAAATACAGAAGGTAATAATTGTCGGAGCCGGTAATATCGGCACAGCTTTGATGAATTATAAAGGTTTTGAGAAAGAGAGCATTGAAATAGTGGCTGCATTTGATATTGACCCTTCGAAATACCATAAAGAAACTAAGATACCTGTTTTACCCCTGGAGGAGCTCAAAGATTTCATAAAGAACAATAATATAAACATAGGCATTATTGCCGTGCCCGAGATAGCTGCGCAGCAAGTATTGGATATCCTTGCTTCTGCCGGGATAAAAGGAGTTTTAAATTTTGCCCCTATAAGGTTAAGGGCCAGCGATGACATTGTAATTAACAACATTAACCTGGCATCGGAGCTTGAAAATGTCGTTTATTATGTACATGCCACAGAAAAAACCGCAAGAAATAATTATGAAACCAAGAACCCTTAA
- a CDS encoding HAMP domain-containing protein — translation MSFIMYMPQKKPQEIIMKPRTLKKTLLWSFLLVIFSFSICIAILGYGVIKNDIIKRSQRQVQESLKAARMVLYDEVNLMGKMLDIVSASDNLNEIKNKLGFDYIFVVDQASRFDSGDGILDAAFKRQKAGGIRIISKEELIKMGAPLYEKSKIDVIFTLKAGPQTINTLENAMAIEYARPLSDGRRVIYAGKIINRDFELVDKIRNLVFENKLYKDKPLGTVTIFYDDIRITTNVLNNKGQRAVGTRVSKIVYDRVMNGGSSWVDRAFVVNNWYLTAYEPIKDINGRTIGILYVGLLEAPFHVLARNILLVFLLILISTVALVSMFSIFLASVISRPVTGIVNVIERFTAGNFDSHVTSDTSVTELNKLAESFNDMADKLNESYKELRLSNDKMLTLNKRYLDLISFVSHELKGILSSTILNTYTVRDGLLGMVNFKQQKALNSITRNLDYLDSTVRSFLSLSRIEKGEMTVNKSEVLLKEEIFDVSLETFQKQINEAGINIVDNIENNLKAVLDRDLMLIVANNLISNAIKYGKNNGRIILSSKVDANSISIEVYNDGYPISAEDVDKLFRRFSRLDNAQTRSSKGTGLGLFITRQIIEQHGGSIEVRPGSQGNSFIFEIQKEDNQC, via the coding sequence ATGTCGTTTATTATGTACATGCCACAGAAAAAACCGCAAGAAATAATTATGAAACCAAGAACCCTTAAGAAAACCCTACTTTGGTCTTTTCTGCTGGTGATTTTCTCATTCAGCATATGCATTGCTATCCTTGGTTACGGAGTAATTAAGAACGATATAATAAAGAGGTCACAACGCCAGGTGCAGGAGAGCCTCAAGGCGGCAAGGATGGTATTGTATGATGAAGTAAATTTGATGGGTAAGATGCTTGATATTGTGTCTGCTTCAGATAACCTTAATGAGATAAAAAACAAGCTCGGTTTTGATTATATCTTTGTCGTGGATCAAGCTTCCAGGTTTGATTCCGGTGATGGAATTTTGGATGCGGCTTTTAAACGGCAGAAGGCAGGAGGCATAAGGATCATTTCTAAAGAAGAATTGATAAAGATGGGCGCTCCCTTATATGAAAAGTCAAAGATTGACGTTATATTTACGCTTAAGGCAGGGCCTCAAACCATAAATACCCTGGAAAACGCCATGGCAATTGAGTATGCGCGTCCTCTGTCAGATGGAAGGAGGGTGATTTACGCAGGTAAAATAATAAACAGGGATTTTGAATTGGTTGATAAGATCAGGAACCTGGTATTTGAGAATAAGCTATATAAGGACAAGCCGCTGGGTACCGTAACTATTTTCTATGATGATATAAGAATAACTACAAATGTCCTGAATAACAAAGGCCAGAGGGCGGTTGGCACCAGGGTATCCAAGATCGTATATGACAGGGTTATGAATGGCGGCTCTTCCTGGGTGGACAGGGCTTTTGTCGTCAATAACTGGTATCTTACCGCTTACGAGCCTATCAAGGATATAAACGGAAGGACAATAGGCATACTCTATGTGGGTTTACTGGAGGCACCTTTCCATGTCCTTGCCAGGAATATACTGTTAGTTTTCTTACTTATATTAATTTCCACAGTTGCCTTAGTCTCGATGTTCTCAATATTCCTGGCGTCTGTTATTTCCAGGCCTGTTACCGGCATAGTCAATGTAATAGAAAGGTTTACTGCTGGCAACTTTGATTCGCACGTGACTTCTGACACCTCCGTAACAGAGCTTAACAAACTGGCCGAATCTTTTAACGATATGGCAGATAAATTGAATGAGAGCTATAAAGAGCTCAGGCTTTCTAACGATAAGATGTTAACGCTAAACAAAAGGTATCTTGATTTAATCAGCTTTGTTTCGCACGAGCTAAAAGGGATATTGTCTTCTACTATTTTAAATACATATACAGTCCGTGACGGGCTTTTGGGTATGGTGAATTTTAAGCAGCAGAAAGCGCTGAATTCAATAACCAGGAATCTTGACTACCTTGATTCCACGGTAAGAAGCTTTTTGAGCCTGAGCCGGATAGAAAAAGGCGAAATGACAGTGAATAAATCAGAGGTATTGCTGAAGGAAGAAATTTTTGATGTTTCTTTGGAGACGTTTCAGAAGCAGATAAATGAAGCCGGTATCAATATCGTGGATAATATAGAAAACAATCTGAAGGCGGTTTTAGACAGAGACCTCATGCTTATTGTGGCGAATAATTTGATCAGCAATGCTATAAAATACGGCAAGAATAACGGTAGAATAATACTGAGTAGCAAAGTCGATGCCAACTCTATAAGTATCGAAGTATATAATGACGGATATCCTATATCAGCGGAGGATGTGGACAAACTTTTCAGGCGTTTTTCAAGGCTGGATAACGCCCAGACGCGGAGCTCAAAAGGCACCGGCTTGGGGTTGTTTATAACCAGGCAAATAATTGAGCAGCACGGGGGATCTATCGAAGTGCGTCCTGGAAGCCAGGGGAATTCTTTTATTTTTGAGATACAAAAGGAGGATAATCAATGTTAA
- a CDS encoding (2Fe-2S) ferredoxin domain-containing protein: MLTPLQRIKKMRAEAINRIIGKGYLSTKRVYVGMATCEIAAGSSEVMEVFESAIKNGLPDVYLSKKGCAGRCNLEPTVEVVEEGRIPVKYGKVNREKAKDIIERHLKKGEIIEEWVIK; encoded by the coding sequence ATGTTAACGCCATTACAAAGAATCAAGAAAATGCGGGCAGAAGCTATTAACCGGATAATAGGTAAAGGGTATCTTTCTACGAAGAGAGTGTATGTCGGTATGGCTACTTGTGAAATAGCCGCAGGCTCAAGCGAAGTAATGGAAGTATTTGAGAGTGCCATAAAGAATGGCCTGCCGGATGTCTATTTAAGCAAGAAGGGTTGCGCCGGTAGATGCAATCTCGAGCCGACCGTAGAGGTAGTTGAGGAAGGCAGGATCCCCGTAAAATATGGCAAGGTAAACAGGGAAAAGGCGAAAGATATAATTGAACGCCATCTTAAAAAAGGCGAAATTATAGAAGAATGGGTCATCAAATAA
- the nuoF gene encoding NADH-quinone oxidoreductase subunit NuoF, with protein MIKQKTKKPDKFVITLCDGPTCMHKKSKDLETIIQKELDKYRIHNAVEIKLSGCLGMCDKGPIMIVNPGYTMYGSVHEKDIPEIVENHLLNGRPVSRLVIDEDHLYNRFFRIFGDIAFFGKQMRIALRNCGIIDPENIDDYIALRGYEALAKVVTDMSPQQVIDEVKKSGLRGRGGAGFATGLKWEFTSKAQGDAKYVICNADEGDPGAFMDRSAIEGDPHTVIEGMIIGGYAIGSSRGIIYIRAEYPLAIKRLEKAIALARDYGLLGKNILGSDFSFDIEIRLGAGAFVCGEETALIHSIEGCRGMPRPRPPYPSISGLFGKPTLINNVETWANIPVIILDGAKWFSSIGTEKSKGTKVFALAGKVKNTGLVEVPMGTTLREIIFDIGGGIPNNKKFKAVQTGGPSGGCLPENYLDTRIDYESLAAAGSIMGSGGMIVIDEDSCMVKMAKFFLEFTQNESCGKCTPCREGTKRMLEILNRISQGNGAEDDIDKLERLGSMIKKASLCGLGQSAPNPVLSTIKNFRQEYEEHIKEKKCRARECVNLVSYTIIEKCIGCGACKRACPVSAITGSLKQLHSINQDKCIKCGRCFEACKFSAVVKS; from the coding sequence ATGATCAAGCAAAAAACAAAGAAGCCCGATAAGTTCGTAATAACATTATGCGACGGCCCTACATGCATGCATAAGAAATCCAAGGACCTCGAAACGATTATCCAGAAAGAGCTTGATAAATACCGTATACATAATGCGGTAGAAATCAAGCTTTCCGGCTGCTTGGGGATGTGCGATAAAGGCCCGATAATGATCGTAAATCCCGGCTATACCATGTACGGCTCGGTGCATGAAAAAGATATCCCGGAAATAGTAGAGAATCATCTTTTGAATGGCCGTCCCGTATCGAGGTTAGTCATAGATGAAGATCATCTATATAACAGGTTCTTCAGGATCTTCGGCGATATTGCATTCTTCGGCAAGCAGATGAGGATCGCCCTAAGAAACTGCGGCATCATTGATCCCGAGAATATTGATGATTATATTGCGTTGAGAGGTTATGAGGCTCTTGCAAAAGTCGTTACCGACATGAGCCCGCAGCAGGTCATAGACGAAGTCAAGAAATCCGGCTTGCGCGGAAGAGGCGGAGCGGGGTTTGCCACAGGCTTAAAATGGGAGTTTACGTCTAAGGCGCAGGGAGATGCAAAATATGTCATTTGTAATGCAGATGAAGGAGACCCCGGAGCATTCATGGACAGAAGCGCTATAGAAGGAGATCCTCATACAGTGATCGAAGGCATGATAATCGGCGGTTATGCAATAGGTTCAAGCCGGGGTATTATATATATACGCGCTGAGTATCCATTAGCTATAAAGAGGCTTGAAAAAGCGATTGCATTAGCCAGGGACTACGGCCTATTGGGAAAGAATATTTTAGGGTCTGATTTTTCATTTGATATTGAGATAAGACTGGGCGCCGGTGCATTTGTTTGCGGGGAAGAGACCGCGCTTATCCATTCGATTGAAGGCTGCCGCGGTATGCCCAGGCCCAGGCCGCCTTATCCTTCAATTTCAGGGCTTTTTGGTAAGCCGACATTGATAAACAACGTCGAGACATGGGCAAATATTCCGGTCATAATACTTGACGGCGCCAAATGGTTTAGTTCTATAGGGACAGAAAAAAGCAAAGGAACAAAAGTTTTTGCTTTGGCAGGCAAGGTGAAAAACACCGGTTTAGTAGAAGTGCCCATGGGGACAACTTTGCGTGAAATAATATTCGATATAGGGGGAGGTATACCGAATAATAAAAAATTTAAGGCAGTGCAGACCGGAGGTCCTTCAGGAGGGTGCCTGCCGGAAAATTATCTTGATACCAGGATAGATTATGAATCCCTTGCTGCTGCCGGCTCTATTATGGGCTCAGGAGGGATGATCGTAATCGATGAAGATTCATGCATGGTCAAGATGGCAAAATTTTTCCTTGAGTTTACGCAGAATGAATCTTGCGGCAAGTGCACTCCCTGCAGGGAAGGGACAAAAAGGATGTTAGAGATTTTAAACAGGATCAGCCAGGGTAACGGAGCAGAAGATGATATCGATAAGTTAGAACGCTTAGGTAGCATGATAAAGAAGGCTTCATTGTGCGGATTGGGACAATCTGCTCCTAATCCGGTATTAAGCACGATTAAGAACTTCAGGCAGGAGTACGAAGAACACATAAAAGAAAAAAAATGCAGGGCGAGAGAGTGTGTTAATTTGGTCAGTTATACTATTATCGAAAAATGTATCGGTTGCGGTGCCTGTAAGCGCGCCTGTCCTGTTTCGGCCATAACAGGCAGTTTAAAACAGCTGCATTCAATAAACCAGGATAAATGTATAAAATGCGGGCGCTGTTTTGAGGCTTGTAAATTCAGCGCTGTGGTGAAATCTTAA
- a CDS encoding 4Fe-4S dicluster domain-containing protein, translating into MEKRIITIYINNKPYKVNDNQTVMQAADSVGFKIPRLCYHPKLSIEGACRVCIVEVEGAKNYIASCAFPVSEGMKIYTDTNELRKARRDIVELILDNHPQDCHTCERDGICELQRLAYAMGIRKRHFEGERKHYDKDLSSTSVIRDPDKCILCGRCVRMCSEIQKANAIQYAHRGFKTVVIPAYDMPFKESVCTTCGQCINVCPTAAFVEKNHTQELFNKLNDDSIIKIAQIAPSVRAAIGEAFGLEPGRIMEGEMAAALRRLGFDYVFDTQFSADLTIMEEANEFLERIQGKGKLPMITSCSSAWMKCVEQFYPDLIDNISTCKSPMSMMSALLKTYFAKKIKADPGKILSVAIMCCTAKKYEAQRPELSVDGMQTTDMVITTREIGWMIKSAGIDFLNIKPEHFDTPLGLSSGAGVIFGVTGGVMEAAIRTAYELYTGETLMDIEVNDIRGFKGIKEGKLVMDGNEIRVAVAHGLGNACDLLDIVRKEPGRYHFIEIMGCPGGCIGGGGQPYASSNSIPLDEECLKKRAEALYGLDRSRTIRRSYENPDIQRIYKEFLGRPLGPVSHKLLHTHYKAKEPKGIIPSTAHIR; encoded by the coding sequence ATGGAAAAGAGAATCATAACTATATATATTAACAATAAACCTTATAAGGTTAACGATAATCAGACTGTCATGCAGGCCGCCGACAGCGTAGGCTTTAAGATCCCGCGCCTTTGTTATCATCCTAAGCTATCTATTGAAGGCGCCTGTAGGGTTTGTATTGTAGAGGTAGAAGGCGCGAAGAATTACATAGCATCTTGTGCTTTTCCGGTATCTGAAGGCATGAAGATATACACCGATACAAATGAATTACGTAAAGCCAGGCGTGATATAGTCGAGCTGATACTTGATAACCATCCTCAGGATTGTCATACGTGCGAAAGAGACGGAATTTGTGAATTGCAAAGGCTTGCTTATGCAATGGGGATACGCAAACGCCATTTTGAGGGGGAGAGAAAACATTACGATAAGGACCTTTCTTCTACTTCTGTTATCAGGGATCCTGATAAATGCATCCTTTGCGGAAGATGCGTGCGTATGTGCTCTGAGATTCAGAAGGCAAACGCAATCCAGTATGCACATAGGGGATTTAAAACAGTTGTGATCCCGGCTTATGATATGCCGTTTAAAGAAAGTGTCTGTACCACCTGCGGCCAGTGTATTAATGTCTGTCCTACGGCAGCTTTTGTTGAGAAAAACCACACGCAGGAATTGTTTAATAAGCTTAACGATGATTCGATAATTAAAATCGCTCAGATAGCTCCTTCTGTAAGGGCTGCTATCGGTGAAGCTTTCGGGCTTGAACCCGGCAGAATAATGGAAGGGGAGATGGCAGCGGCTTTAAGAAGGCTGGGTTTTGATTATGTTTTTGATACGCAGTTTTCCGCCGACCTTACAATTATGGAAGAAGCCAATGAGTTCCTGGAAAGAATACAGGGCAAGGGTAAACTCCCGATGATTACTTCATGTTCAAGCGCCTGGATGAAATGTGTGGAGCAGTTTTATCCTGACCTTATCGATAATATATCTACATGTAAATCTCCAATGTCGATGATGAGCGCCCTGCTTAAAACATATTTTGCAAAAAAGATCAAAGCCGACCCCGGAAAGATATTATCTGTGGCAATAATGTGCTGCACGGCAAAAAAATATGAAGCCCAAAGGCCGGAATTATCGGTTGATGGCATGCAGACAACAGATATGGTGATAACTACACGCGAGATAGGTTGGATGATAAAATCTGCAGGTATTGATTTTCTTAATATCAAGCCGGAGCATTTTGATACTCCGTTAGGATTGTCTTCAGGGGCAGGTGTGATATTCGGAGTTACCGGAGGCGTAATGGAGGCCGCTATCAGGACAGCTTATGAGTTATATACCGGGGAAACGCTTATGGATATAGAAGTCAATGACATAAGAGGTTTTAAGGGTATAAAAGAAGGTAAGCTTGTTATGGATGGAAATGAAATAAGGGTCGCTGTCGCTCATGGCCTGGGCAATGCCTGTGACCTTCTTGATATAGTGCGTAAGGAGCCGGGACGCTATCATTTTATTGAAATAATGGGTTGTCCGGGAGGATGTATCGGAGGAGGGGGCCAGCCATATGCCAGCTCTAACTCTATACCGCTTGATGAAGAATGCCTTAAGAAAAGAGCCGAAGCATTATACGGCCTGGACCGCTCAAGGACAATAAGGCGAAGTTACGAAAATCCGGATATTCAGAGGATCTATAAAGAATTTCTCGGAAGGCCGCTTGGGCCTGTTTCGCACAAATTATTGCATACGCATTATAAGGCAAAAGAGCCCAAGGGGATAATACCGTCCACAGCGCATATAAGATAA
- the nuoE gene encoding NADH-quinone oxidoreductase subunit NuoE, whose protein sequence is MIASQDTKLQELKDFIADCKNRDYPESQLIAILHKAQGLYGYLSKEIMDEVAQGMSIPTAHIWGVATFYHYFNLEPIGKYVISICLGTACYVKGANDVLEAIKKELNIDIDQTTEDKLFTLQVARCLGACGLAPVIMINGKIHGELNPEKVVSILKEYRKKG, encoded by the coding sequence ATGATAGCAAGCCAGGATACAAAATTACAGGAGTTGAAAGATTTTATTGCCGATTGCAAGAACAGGGATTACCCTGAATCGCAGCTTATAGCCATATTGCATAAAGCCCAGGGGCTTTATGGGTATTTAAGCAAAGAGATAATGGATGAAGTTGCTCAAGGGATGAGTATCCCGACTGCCCATATCTGGGGCGTAGCGACATTTTATCATTATTTTAACCTTGAGCCGATAGGCAAATATGTTATTTCCATATGTCTAGGTACTGCCTGCTATGTCAAGGGGGCTAATGATGTGCTGGAGGCAATAAAAAAAGAGCTAAATATAGATATAGATCAGACTACCGAAGATAAGCTTTTTACTCTGCAGGTAGCCAGATGTTTGGGCGCATGCGGCCTTGCTCCGGTAATAATGATTAACGGCAAGATACACGGAGAACTTAATCCTGAAAAAGTAGTATCTATTTTAAAGGAATACCGTAAAAAAGGATAG
- the hydG gene encoding [FeFe] hydrogenase H-cluster radical SAM maturase HydG: MKYINEEKIYTQLSGAKSVSTQEIESILAKSVSLKRLELDEVAKLLSVEGQKSTSMLFDAASRVKNEIYGSRVVLFAPLYINNICSNYCAYCAFRADNKTIKRRKLNQEEISEQARVLLKMGHKRVLVVSSEPGGKEDADYYVDSIKTIYSARFNNNYIRRVNINCAPLSIDGFRKLKDAGIGTYQLFQETYHHKTYLQLHPKGPKSDPDNRIEAIERAFAAGIEDIGVGVLYGLYDYRFETLALLTHIACLEQKFGVGPHTISVPRIEPALGTEFFDSSRYKVSDLEFKKLVAIIRLAVPYTGIILSTRESPKMRDELFNLGVSQISAASRTSPGGYAEPGADKDTDSGGQFVLSDNRSLNDMVKLLIEKKSIPSFCAACYRKERTGKAFMSLAKPGNIKGKCSINALVTLKEYLDDFATGDVRSQGYALIDEVSKSLPEEDKKQLIPFLEEVSRGIRDKYV, from the coding sequence ATGAAATATATCAATGAGGAAAAAATATACACGCAACTTTCAGGCGCAAAGTCCGTATCAACCCAGGAGATTGAGAGTATCCTTGCTAAAAGTGTCTCTTTGAAACGCCTGGAGCTTGATGAGGTAGCTAAACTTTTATCTGTGGAGGGCCAAAAAAGCACATCTATGCTATTTGATGCTGCCTCAAGGGTGAAAAATGAGATTTACGGTAGCAGGGTTGTGTTGTTTGCGCCTCTTTATATCAATAATATTTGCAGCAATTATTGCGCTTATTGTGCTTTCAGGGCGGATAATAAGACAATAAAAAGAAGAAAACTTAATCAGGAAGAGATTTCTGAGCAGGCCAGGGTCCTTTTGAAGATGGGGCATAAAAGAGTCTTGGTTGTTTCATCCGAGCCCGGGGGGAAAGAGGATGCGGATTATTACGTAGATTCAATAAAGACCATATATTCAGCCAGGTTCAATAATAATTATATCAGAAGAGTGAACATTAATTGTGCTCCATTAAGTATAGACGGGTTCAGGAAATTAAAAGACGCAGGTATAGGGACTTATCAGCTTTTTCAGGAAACATATCATCATAAGACTTATTTACAGCTCCATCCAAAAGGCCCCAAGAGCGATCCTGATAATAGGATTGAGGCAATAGAAAGGGCGTTTGCCGCAGGTATTGAGGATATCGGCGTTGGGGTATTATATGGTTTGTATGATTACAGGTTTGAGACTTTGGCGCTATTAACACATATTGCATGCCTTGAGCAGAAATTCGGGGTAGGGCCTCATACTATATCCGTGCCAAGGATCGAACCTGCTCTAGGAACTGAATTCTTCGATTCCAGCAGATATAAGGTCAGTGATTTAGAGTTTAAAAAGCTCGTAGCAATAATCAGGCTGGCTGTTCCCTATACAGGGATTATACTTTCGACCAGGGAGAGCCCAAAGATGAGAGATGAGTTGTTTAATCTCGGCGTTTCGCAGATAAGCGCAGCTTCAAGGACTTCGCCGGGAGGATATGCGGAGCCGGGGGCTGATAAAGATACAGATAGCGGGGGCCAATTTGTCCTTAGCGATAACCGCAGCCTGAATGACATGGTAAAATTGCTGATCGAGAAGAAATCGATACCGAGTTTTTGCGCCGCCTGTTACAGGAAGGAGCGCACCGGCAAGGCGTTTATGAGCCTTGCAAAGCCGGGTAACATAAAAGGCAAGTGCAGTATAAATGCATTAGTTACGCTGAAGGAATATTTAGATGATTTTGCAACCGGTGATGTTAGAAGCCAAGGGTATGCTTTAATAGATGAAGTCAGTAAATCTTTGCCTGAAGAGGACAAAAAACAGCTTATCCCTTTTCTTGAAGAGGTAAGCAGAGGTATCAGAGATAAGTATGTCTAG
- the hydE gene encoding [FeFe] hydrogenase H-cluster radical SAM maturase HydE has product MSRYVGLLEEIYSQKHPDRSIIVELLKLDRARAEDIFLFAERLRSAFMGEGILVRGIVEFSNICRNECLYCGLNKNNTSLKRYRLSMPEVLQAARQVASNGIKTIVLQSGEDDGLDAAWLYELICRIKSDYNIAVTLCVGERSFEEYKLWREAGADRYLLKIETTDKALYERLHPGMSFDNRIRCLMQLKELGYQLGSGNIIGLKDQSLESIAGDILFFKEMNLDMVGIGPFIPHPQTRLSSELQGEVFLTLKTIALTRIVTKTAHIPATTALGSLEADYRIAALKSGANVLMPNFTPAGVKKLYDLYPHRRCLDDSGSICVKCMDNFVKPINRHLDFSRGDSLKKEDEAYV; this is encoded by the coding sequence ATGTCTAGATATGTAGGTTTATTAGAAGAAATATACAGCCAGAAACATCCCGATAGGAGTATTATCGTGGAGTTGCTTAAGCTTGACAGGGCAAGGGCAGAAGATATTTTTTTATTTGCCGAACGCCTGCGTAGTGCCTTTATGGGGGAAGGCATACTCGTAAGAGGGATAGTTGAGTTTTCAAATATATGCAGGAACGAATGCTTATATTGCGGGTTGAATAAAAATAATACTTCCTTAAAAAGATACAGGTTAAGTATGCCGGAGGTACTGCAGGCAGCCAGGCAAGTAGCCTCAAACGGCATAAAGACAATCGTTTTACAGTCCGGGGAAGACGACGGATTAGACGCAGCATGGCTTTATGAGCTGATATGCCGGATAAAATCAGACTATAATATAGCCGTGACCCTTTGCGTGGGTGAAAGAAGTTTTGAAGAATATAAGCTATGGAGAGAAGCAGGAGCAGACAGGTATCTGCTTAAAATAGAAACGACTGATAAGGCTCTGTATGAAAGGCTGCATCCGGGTATGAGTTTTGATAACCGCATCAGGTGTTTAATGCAGCTTAAGGAATTGGGTTATCAATTAGGTTCGGGAAATATTATCGGCCTTAAAGATCAGTCCTTGGAATCTATTGCCGGGGATATATTATTTTTTAAAGAGATGAATTTGGATATGGTAGGTATAGGTCCTTTTATACCCCATCCGCAGACAAGGCTATCTTCCGAACTTCAGGGAGAGGTGTTTTTGACCCTTAAAACTATAGCCCTTACCAGGATAGTTACTAAAACGGCTCATATCCCTGCTACCACAGCTTTAGGCAGCCTGGAAGCTGATTACAGGATAGCTGCGCTTAAATCCGGAGCAAATGTGCTTATGCCGAATTTTACTCCAGCCGGAGTAAAGAAATTGTATGATTTATACCCGCATCGCAGATGCCTGGATGATTCCGGATCAATTTGCGTAAAGTGTATGGATAATTTTGTTAAACCGATAAACAGGCATTTGGATTTCTCCAGAGGCGATTCTTTAAAGAAGGAAGATGAAGCATATGTATAA
- the hydF gene encoding [FeFe] hydrogenase H-cluster maturation GTPase HydF, producing the protein MYKTPASNRLHIGIFGKRNTGKSSLINAVTNQDIAIVSEVAGTTTDPVYKAMEILPIGPCMLIDTAGIDDEGVLGEERVKKTQKVLRKTDVGIIVVTPDTRIDNFEEELVGVFIQKKLPFLFVVNKCELDGRDAVIYLQAKGYEYIEASSKLGTGIDELKKKIMELAPAHWSPVPLVADIIEERDTVVLVCPIDSAMPQGRLILPQVQVMRDVLDRNAIAYVTKETELGQAIKALKDKPKVVITDSQVFDTVKDILPQDIPLTSFSTVFARHKGDLNAFIEGVYAIEELKDGDEVLISEACTHHVQAEDIGRTKIPTWLLNKTKKDLHFEVSAGGDFPEDIKRFSLIISCGGCMINRRELLYRIERAKKENVPITNYGIIIAYFSGILDRILQPFSKGLVKIENKNRELSSH; encoded by the coding sequence ATGTATAAAACCCCGGCAAGCAACAGGCTGCACATAGGCATTTTTGGTAAAAGAAATACCGGGAAGTCCAGCCTTATCAATGCAGTGACTAATCAGGATATTGCTATAGTATCGGAAGTGGCCGGCACTACTACGGACCCTGTATATAAGGCAATGGAGATATTGCCTATAGGGCCGTGTATGTTAATCGATACTGCCGGTATAGATGATGAAGGGGTTTTGGGCGAAGAAAGGGTAAAGAAGACGCAAAAGGTATTAAGAAAAACCGATGTAGGAATAATAGTTGTAACTCCGGATACAAGAATAGATAATTTTGAGGAAGAGCTGGTAGGGGTCTTTATCCAGAAGAAACTCCCTTTCCTTTTTGTTGTTAACAAATGCGAACTGGATGGCCGGGATGCTGTCATTTATCTGCAGGCAAAGGGTTATGAATATATAGAAGCCAGCTCAAAATTAGGCACAGGTATAGATGAGCTTAAAAAAAAGATAATGGAATTAGCGCCCGCCCACTGGTCACCGGTGCCGTTGGTCGCCGATATTATAGAGGAAAGAGATACCGTTGTCCTGGTTTGCCCCATAGACAGCGCTATGCCGCAGGGAAGGCTTATCCTGCCTCAGGTTCAGGTAATGAGGGATGTGCTTGACAGGAACGCTATCGCATATGTAACTAAAGAAACGGAACTGGGCCAAGCAATAAAAGCACTTAAGGATAAACCCAAAGTCGTTATAACCGATTCGCAGGTATTCGATACTGTTAAAGATATCCTGCCTCAAGATATCCCGCTGACATCTTTTTCAACGGTCTTTGCAAGGCATAAGGGCGATTTGAATGCGTTTATTGAGGGCGTATATGCGATTGAAGAATTAAAAGACGGGGATGAGGTGCTTATCTCCGAGGCTTGCACGCATCACGTCCAGGCCGAGGATATCGGCAGGACCAAAATACCCACATGGTTACTCAATAAGACAAAAAAAGACCTGCATTTTGAAGTTTCTGCAGGCGGTGATTTCCCCGAGGACATTAAGCGTTTCAGCCTGATAATAAGCTGCGGGGGGTGCATGATAAACCGCAGGGAGTTATTGTATAGGATAGAGCGGGCAAAAAAAGAGAATGTACCAATAACAAACTATGGTATAATAATCGCGTATTTTTCCGGGATTTTAGACCGGATACTGCAGCCTTTTTCAAAAGGTCTCGTTAAGATTGAAAATAAAAACAGGGAATTATCGTCCCATTAA